GCCCCGTtctctgtgtagctggaaaagaatgtttttcttttttgctttatttcagcTGATGTACTTTCTACTGAGCACCCTGAGTCTGATTACCTGTGTTCTGGCAGTGGCTTTTGTTGCACATCATCATTCACAGATTACACAGTTTACCTGTGATGCCGTCCTCGACTCTTGCCAGTGCAAACTGGACACTTCAGATCCCCTCAGTAGGACCTTCGTTTACCAGGATGTATCTGATTGTACCAGTGTCACTAGCACTTTCAATCTGTATCTGCTACTGCAGATGGTTCTTAATCTGATCACAGCCATTGTGTGTTTGTTGGCATGCTTTGTGATGTGGAAACACAGATATCAGGTCTTTTTTGTGGGCGTTCGGTTACACTCATTAACTGGTACTGAAATCCAACAACAGAAAGTATAGGGgggtggttttggtttgttttatagAGAGTGAATAACAAATGTCAGGCTATTACCACCGTAGAAACTGCAAATAGATCAGTGTTTAAAGATTTTTTGACAAAGACGACCATTCACACatttttaatgaatatatttatatttttcagtcATTTGAAGAGCAATTTTTACGGCCGCTATTGCCAAGGGCCCTTGTGGGAAGAGCTAGATGTATCACAAAAATTCTAAAGATGTGGCTGTACAAATAGTCTCCGAAAAGCATCTTTAATAGGCATAGACAAAAGCAGTTTTGATCATTACTGGGATTCCTCTGCTGAGCTATATATGGTAACAAACCATGAGCCAGATTCTTGGTTGGTGTCAATCTgtctgttccattgacttcaatggcgctatgctgatttacaccagctgaggatggaTCTGGTCCAGACTGTTTAAGTGAAATTATTCCAGTCATGCTTAGGGAGTTGTGCTCTTGGATATCCCACATTATCATTACTGGGATTTACTGTATATGTGTGAGCAGCGAGGGAAGGTTGAGACCCTTCCAAATGCAAACTAAGACCAGCAACAAATGAGAATCTATTGCTGGTAACAGTATAAACTCTagtcaaggttttcaaaagggcctaatgAGATCCcttaaatgggcctgattttccaggagtgatgctcagcattttctgaaaatcaaaccaaTGTAAGGTCCCTCAAGCTGGACACCTAACACTGAAGCTCCCGAATAGTTAGTGGCTTTTGGAAAGCCTGTATCAACATGATTGTAATAGCACTGCATACAAAAAGGATGTTTACCTATTACTCCAGTTCTACTTTCCTCCAAGTGCAGCAGGCCAAATACCTTCTTGGCGTACTTCCTGTGAAGACAATAGAGTTgcaccagggatggatttggcccaaAAACTCTGAAAGAGATATCACTGCATAAATAGAAAGccctcccttctttccccccccccccccccgagaaggTATTGCCAGTGTCCTACGAGTACAAGAGCACAATGATTTCCTAATGAGTGGTGGTGAAGATAATCAATCATTCATTGCAAACTGCATTTAAATAGTGGTTTGTATCCCAAAGGTTAGGATCCAAAAGTGCTTTACagtttatgggcctgattctctactgttTGGCTCCTTGTATAGTCATTTGCGCCTCTGTAAAGTGGATACAAAACTTCTGAGAGTGAACAAAGACTTCTGATTTGGTAGTACTTTGCACACATTCATTTGCACAGATGCACAAAGGGCAAGGGCCAAGGCAATGGACAATCTTGCCCTGTATATCTAGAGATCCCTCATCCCGACTGAAGTGACTCCACCATTTGCGTGCAATAAAGCCATCATTGTGTATCAGCAAAACTGTATAACAGCTTCTgtaggaaggggagggagaataaCTTAAGaggtagcattttcaaaagtgcctacatgACTTATGTGCTTCAGTCccaatttcaaaagtgatttaggctctTAGGAGCATAAGTCCCCTTGACTTGCAACGAGACTTAAGCTTCCTAGGTgcttatgtcacttttgaaaatgtgactaaggctcctaagtcacataggcTGAGACCTGCAAAGGTATTTGGACACTTaccacccattgaagtcagtgggaattaggtgcctaaatgcctttgggcATCTGGGTCTTAACCACTTATGAAAAATGTTAACTccaaaagtgtaatttttttgAGACCAGCCTCAACCTGGCCTCCCTTTTTGTGCCCACAAACCTACAGGCACAAGTTCTTGGGGGTACAATTTTGCATCAGCATTAACTGTGCAGGTAAACTGGTGCACTCTAAACAGCAAATCTGACTCCCAAACGGTCTTCAATAAAGCTGTGGTAATGCCAACCTTGGGAAGAAGCCAAGTACAGTGGAATTCAATCAAAAGAATTGATTCGGGGTCCACCATCACCACCATTTGGGGACTGATCCATCTCTCCTTGATGTTAGTGGAAAGTAtcttattgatgtcagtgggagttgcttGATCCATACATCTGAATAGCCATTGCATGTGGCTCCATGGAATATTTAGCATCCCAAAGGAGATGCGTATGTGGAAGTAACCTTTCCTCTTTTCCAGCACAGTCCAGAGACAGAAAAGAGGGCAGGGTTCACCCCTCAAAATGGGGGGCCCCTGGAGATCCAGAGGATGGGGTCCCACAGCAGTCCTGACAGCTCGCTCTCAGGGCTGCTCCGTTCCAGCTGTGgggtaacatttttcaaaagggacttaggcactcaGGAATCTCAGTCTTGTTcatttgggcacttttgaaaatgctacctACAATTTTTGGTGGGAAATACAAGCATTTTACTCCCATTGTTCAAAAGATGCCTTTATCCAGGCTGGTGTCTTACCAAATGTCCATGGGATTTTATTGGCCAGGGAAGAAGTAGTGGGGGTGAGAATAACTGAATTATTTTAGTTTTGTGAAAAGGGTTTTGTTAAACTGTTTTAAAGGGGATCGCTCAAAGAGTGAGAGCTGCTACCACTAAAGCCAGCACCCTTTGGTATCTCTAGCACTCTCAGTGgcaaggccaaggactgaatagacATGGAGACTGACCAACCCTCTCACTTCACACGAGGCTGAGTGGGAAGGATGGGAAGTTTgatctgctgctgcctgtgccgtATTTCCACTATGGCTAAATGGTCATTCTCCAACTCTGTCAGTTTTAATCCTTTGACCTTCATCCCAAtcccttgttttcattttttgttcacTGCAATCTCTTAGGTCCTGCGCCTCCTCCCTTATGTGAAGGGCGGAGGGGGAGGCGACCTGCTGCATAGAGGGCTCCAGCCACAATCCAATGATTTAAATAGGTTGGCACCCTTCAGCACCACTGAATCCATCAGAATGATGAGGGACAACACACATTTGCTGTGAAAGATCTGAGGGTGGCTACAGAAAATACAATGAATGTATTGGAAAAAATGCCTGTTCCCTAGAACTCTGTGTATTCTAATAGCAGCCCACCTATATTTTTAAACTCCATAGTAAAATTCAGTATGTTAAACAGTGCATTGCAGCTTAACCCTTTGCtctaaaaggggggaaaaaacaatattGATCAtgtatattattaaaatatttactgcTTAATAGCTATTTTGAACTAGCAAATTATAACTTCTATCTATCAAACATCCAGAACATAGAGGTCATACCAGGAAACAGCCACAGGAGCTATTTTGAACCAGCTGTCTCCTGGCCGTGGTTTTACAATATGCATTTTGTTCCAGACATGAAATCCTGAGAACTTTGATAGAGCAAAAATAAGAAGTTCTTTATCTAGAGTCTTCTGCAAGTGGCAGATCCTGCTCCAGTGAAAGCGAATAGGAAGCAAAAATTCACCTGGACTTCGATGGGGGGATGATTGGGACCTAAAGCTCTTGCAAACTATCAAAGAGgtgtgaagggaaaaaaaaatcagtcctggTAATGAATCCTCTGGAAAAGCCCACTAAAACTGGATAGTGATTAAATCAAtatgtatcagaggagtagccgtgttagtctgaatctgtaaaaagcaacagagtgtcctgtggcacctttgagactgaGTTTGATCTGCTGCATAGAGatcaaaggtgccataggaccctctgttgctttaaaccaATATGATTGCACAGGAATTGAGAGAGGTTTATATAGTCTACTCTCAAAATGtagacctgattctcatttatactatcACCACTTTCCATTGTTCTGTCAGTATAAACGGGCCTTAAAGAGAGCATAAATTATGTTTGTGGTTACTTTATGGCCCCTTTATACTGCTAATGGGCCCTTACTGTACATGAAAATTTCATGGAGAATGAGATCTTTCTATAGCCTGTTTCAGACCATTTTACAGAACTATAGCAGTGGGGTATAATTCTCCATTGCATTCTATTGCCAAACTTAAGATcttcattctctattaaattcagTTGGACTTTTCCATAAGGCTGGGGCCTGGTTCTTTAATCCCTTAGTCATGCAAGCAGTCCCCAGAACACATGTAAGCAGAGATGTTGCATGCATAACATATAAAAAAGCATCAGCTTTGCTCTGGGTTTGAGGTATTTTGATGTTGTATTATGCAAATACTGGAGTTATAATAAGGACAACAAAAAAGGAACTGAGATACATAGCATAATACTTAGCAAAATGTCACATTCTAAAACTGACCATGAACCAAGGCAGTGACTGTTTCTTATAAGCCATAAAACGCTGAGATTTGCACAATCCTCCTCCACTAGTACTAAAATGAAACTAGACTTTGGAGGAAGGGGAACTGCCACGATTTG
The DNA window shown above is from Trachemys scripta elegans isolate TJP31775 chromosome 1, CAS_Tse_1.0, whole genome shotgun sequence and carries:
- the SSPN gene encoding sarcospan isoform X2, translated to MVMLCVSYQPEEKTCFQFAIKLMYFLLSTLSLITCVLAVAFVAHHHSQITQFTCDAVLDSCQCKLDTSDPLSRTFVYQDVSDCTSVTSTFNLYLLLQMVLNLITAIVCLLACFVMWKHRYQVFFVGVRLHSLTGTEIQQQKV